The following coding sequences lie in one Arthrobacter sp. SLBN-122 genomic window:
- a CDS encoding alpha-L-rhamnosidase produces MTAPTRLRAEHLPEAMGLTITVPRLSWTPPAGTAGQTAYRITADNGWDTGRVASCACSGIPYSGPALQSRDRIEWRVRTWNTDEHGTETTSDWSETVPVELGLLHAADWTAQWIGPEEPEVPSPGERPGWALTKTFALSAAPHNARAYATAHGIYELFINGHRVGDQQLTPGSTSYNTTLQVQARDVTTLLREGSNTIRAVLTDGWYRGTFGYTRDADMYGTHTALLAQLEIESAAGRRVIGTDGSWLVSATEIVSADLMAGQRVDFRKADGGSPPQAGTGGTGARAPKPRHAVVRSGSFTALAGPLAPPTRVTQELAPVSITRLPNGNQVVDFGQNIHGWVRLSRLGQPGETVTLEYGESLGDDGDVTRAHLRPLDFRTPGAFRDAGQVDAVISSAAEDEVFEPRHTTHGFQFVSVQGLEEHLQPEDITGCLVRTDLERIGTFSCSDDRLNKLHDIVEWSFLGNSCEVPTDCPQREKAGWTGDWQLFVPTAAYLYDVTGFSRKWLRDVRADQWDNGIIANISPSPGPAITSAEFMGFTNGSAGWGDAVVMVPWEVYLASGDAGILAENWEAMQRWLGFVRTCAETQRHAARAAARATPAPHEQYLWDTGFHFGEWMEPGGPEPDLFAARTADHGIVATAYYRHTTDLMTRIAGVLGLAAEAAELAELSHRIRDAWETEYLDSSGRVTQATQANCVRALAFDLVSPGHRPTVTSQLADLIRGAGTHLGTGFLATPYLLPVLADNGELDLAYELLMQDSEPSWLTMVDRGATTMWELWNGIDANGTAHQSLSHYSKGAVVSFLHRYTAGLRQAPGSAGWERIIIEPRPGAGLTSASTTHHGPRGLLGVEWGRDDGVLKLSATIPSGTTAEVRLPGEPAAVVGPGRHTFPAGTGADTAQPELMRSTL; encoded by the coding sequence ATGACCGCCCCCACCCGGCTTCGGGCCGAGCACCTGCCCGAGGCGATGGGACTGACCATCACCGTGCCGCGGCTCAGCTGGACGCCGCCCGCCGGAACCGCCGGCCAGACTGCCTACCGCATCACCGCGGACAACGGCTGGGACACCGGCAGGGTTGCGTCGTGCGCCTGCAGCGGCATCCCGTACAGCGGCCCGGCTCTGCAGTCCAGGGACCGGATCGAGTGGCGGGTCCGCACCTGGAACACCGACGAACACGGCACCGAAACCACAAGCGATTGGTCCGAAACCGTGCCCGTGGAGCTGGGCCTGCTGCATGCCGCGGACTGGACAGCGCAATGGATCGGCCCCGAGGAACCTGAAGTGCCCTCGCCGGGGGAGCGGCCCGGCTGGGCCCTCACCAAGACCTTCGCGCTCTCAGCCGCCCCGCACAACGCCCGCGCCTACGCCACCGCCCACGGCATTTACGAGCTCTTCATCAACGGGCACCGCGTGGGCGACCAGCAGCTCACCCCCGGCTCCACCAGCTACAACACCACGCTCCAGGTCCAGGCCCGCGACGTCACCACGCTGCTCCGCGAAGGCAGCAACACCATCCGTGCTGTGCTCACCGACGGCTGGTACCGCGGCACCTTCGGGTATACGCGCGACGCCGACATGTACGGAACGCACACAGCCCTCCTGGCGCAGCTCGAGATTGAGTCCGCGGCCGGCAGGCGGGTCATCGGCACCGACGGCTCGTGGCTGGTGTCCGCCACGGAGATCGTCAGTGCCGACCTCATGGCCGGCCAGCGCGTTGATTTCAGGAAGGCCGACGGCGGGAGCCCGCCCCAGGCGGGCACCGGCGGCACTGGTGCCCGCGCACCAAAGCCGCGTCACGCCGTCGTCCGTTCCGGCAGTTTCACCGCACTGGCTGGACCCCTCGCGCCGCCCACCCGGGTGACCCAGGAGCTGGCTCCGGTATCCATCACGCGGCTGCCCAACGGCAATCAGGTGGTGGACTTCGGCCAGAACATCCACGGCTGGGTCCGCCTCTCCAGGCTGGGGCAACCGGGGGAAACCGTCACGCTGGAGTACGGCGAATCGCTCGGGGACGACGGCGACGTCACCCGGGCCCATCTGCGCCCCCTCGACTTCCGGACGCCCGGTGCCTTCCGGGACGCGGGCCAGGTGGATGCCGTTATTTCCTCCGCGGCCGAGGACGAAGTCTTTGAACCCCGGCACACCACCCACGGCTTCCAGTTTGTCTCCGTCCAGGGGCTGGAGGAGCACCTTCAGCCAGAGGACATCACCGGTTGCCTGGTCCGGACCGACCTGGAACGCATCGGTACTTTCAGCTGCAGCGATGACCGGCTGAACAAGCTGCATGACATCGTGGAATGGAGCTTCCTGGGCAACTCCTGCGAGGTCCCCACCGACTGCCCGCAGCGCGAAAAGGCCGGCTGGACCGGTGACTGGCAACTGTTCGTCCCCACCGCTGCCTACCTCTACGACGTGACCGGCTTTTCCCGGAAGTGGCTGCGCGACGTCCGGGCAGACCAGTGGGACAACGGGATCATCGCCAACATCTCGCCGTCCCCAGGACCTGCCATTACCTCGGCCGAGTTCATGGGCTTCACCAACGGCTCCGCCGGCTGGGGCGACGCGGTCGTGATGGTGCCGTGGGAGGTCTACCTCGCGTCCGGTGACGCCGGGATCCTCGCCGAGAACTGGGAGGCCATGCAGCGCTGGCTGGGCTTCGTCCGGACCTGCGCCGAAACGCAGCGGCATGCTGCCCGCGCCGCCGCACGCGCCACCCCTGCACCGCACGAGCAGTACCTCTGGGACACCGGCTTCCACTTTGGCGAATGGATGGAACCGGGCGGGCCGGAACCTGACCTGTTCGCCGCCCGCACCGCGGACCATGGGATCGTGGCCACCGCCTACTACCGGCACACCACGGACCTGATGACACGCATCGCCGGTGTCCTGGGCCTGGCCGCGGAGGCCGCCGAACTGGCAGAGCTGTCACACCGGATCCGGGACGCGTGGGAGACGGAATACCTTGACTCCTCCGGCCGCGTCACCCAGGCCACCCAGGCCAACTGCGTGCGTGCCCTGGCCTTCGACCTCGTCAGCCCCGGGCACCGCCCCACCGTCACCTCGCAGCTGGCGGACCTAATCCGCGGCGCCGGCACGCACCTCGGGACCGGGTTCCTGGCCACGCCCTACCTGCTCCCGGTCCTGGCCGACAACGGAGAACTGGACCTCGCCTACGAACTCCTGATGCAGGACTCCGAACCGTCATGGCTCACCATGGTGGACCGGGGCGCCACCACCATGTGGGAGCTGTGGAACGGCATCGATGCCAACGGCACCGCGCACCAGTCGCTCAGCCACTACAGCAAGGGCGCCGTGGTTTCCTTCCTGCACCGCTACACGGCGGGGCTGCGGCAGGCTCCCGGCAGCGCGGGCTGGGAGCGCATCATCATCGAGCCGCGCCCCGGCGCCGGCCTGACGTCCGCGTCCACAACGCACCACGGGCCGCGCGGCCTGCTCGGGGTGGAGTGGGGGAGGGACGACGGCGTGCTGAAGCTCAGTGCCACGATCCCCTCCGGCACCACCGCGGAGGTAAGGCTGCCCGGCGAGCCGGCCGCCGTCGTCGGGCCCGGACGCCATACTTTCCCCGCCGGAACCGGCGCGGACACCGCACAACCTGAACTGATGAGGAGCACACTATGA
- a CDS encoding alpha/beta hydrolase, with protein sequence MTVDNATGVLDPSRDISRPGGREIPPFPVFDAPGSPEHISDVSSVYREVTYARAIGFRPLKMDIWLPRNAAAPTPLVLWVHGGAFQLGDRRELPPTFAPDSVFRLLNEAGIACATADYRHSLEAPFPAQLHDLKAAVRYLREFAGRLNIDPERFGAWGESAGGHLVALLGLTGNRGDLEGGLGAQGHPSSVSAVVDFYGVSSLLDIPPINTPDGLFPPALTAAVPPGRSLQPENMLVGGSDDPELLAAASPVSYVTADAAPFLLVHGDSDGLVPHSQTDLLAAALANAGVEHDVVTITGGDHCFFGAEDQLDTILVTAVDYFSRKLGTP encoded by the coding sequence ATGACAGTGGACAACGCTACCGGCGTACTTGACCCGTCCCGGGACATCTCCCGTCCCGGAGGCAGGGAGATTCCGCCGTTCCCCGTCTTCGATGCGCCGGGAAGCCCTGAACATATCTCGGACGTCTCCTCGGTTTACCGTGAGGTCACGTACGCCAGGGCCATCGGGTTCCGGCCTCTGAAGATGGACATCTGGCTGCCCCGCAACGCTGCCGCTCCCACGCCGCTGGTCCTCTGGGTGCACGGCGGAGCGTTCCAGCTGGGCGACCGCCGGGAGCTGCCGCCCACCTTCGCGCCCGACTCAGTGTTCCGGCTGCTCAACGAGGCCGGTATTGCCTGCGCCACGGCGGACTACCGGCACTCCCTGGAAGCCCCGTTCCCGGCACAGCTCCACGACCTCAAGGCCGCGGTCCGCTACCTCCGGGAATTCGCCGGCCGCCTCAACATCGACCCTGAGCGGTTCGGCGCCTGGGGTGAATCCGCCGGCGGCCACCTGGTGGCGCTCCTGGGCCTCACCGGCAACCGCGGCGACCTGGAAGGCGGACTCGGTGCGCAGGGGCACCCGAGCAGCGTCAGCGCCGTCGTCGACTTCTACGGCGTATCCTCCCTCTTGGACATTCCCCCCATCAACACGCCCGACGGGCTTTTTCCCCCGGCGCTGACCGCCGCTGTCCCGCCGGGGAGGTCACTGCAGCCGGAGAACATGCTGGTGGGCGGCTCGGATGATCCCGAACTGCTGGCTGCGGCCAGCCCCGTCAGCTATGTGACCGCTGACGCCGCACCGTTCCTCCTGGTCCACGGCGATTCGGATGGCCTGGTCCCGCACTCGCAGACCGACCTCCTGGCCGCCGCACTCGCCAACGCAGGCGTGGAACATGACGTGGTGACCATCACGGGCGGCGACCACTGCTTCTTCGGCGCCGAGGACCAGTTGGACACCATCCTGGTCACCGCCGTCGACTACTTCTCACGGAAGCTGGGAACACCATGA
- a CDS encoding alpha/beta hydrolase — translation MTSRTESAAGSAGLSRSTQGETAAGFAEYLASPEGPQFLNPDAVRSPGPDVPIRTVTADGRHGPVAIRIYGERAGTDSPSLVWLHGGGFVSGSVDIPESDYLARVLAHQGTPVLSVDYRLARDGVSFPIPHDDALAGWFWARENAESLGLDPDLLCLGGAGAGGNLAVGAALYLIDAGKPLPAKLLLAYPFLHAELPPPAGGLDPEVMAGLPRHLRFTVEDCIRTAENYVGGPVSMASSYAMPGYADPAGLPPTALLACEYDDARGSTELFASALERAGVPVSYFLAEGGVHGHLNHTAGLSEGQAALDFLAGELSAAKRA, via the coding sequence ATGACATCCCGGACAGAATCAGCCGCGGGGTCCGCCGGGCTCTCCCGGAGCACCCAGGGGGAGACCGCCGCCGGTTTCGCTGAATACCTGGCCAGTCCGGAAGGCCCGCAGTTCCTGAACCCGGACGCCGTCCGCTCGCCCGGCCCGGACGTACCCATCCGCACCGTGACCGCCGACGGACGCCACGGCCCGGTGGCCATCAGGATCTACGGCGAACGGGCGGGCACGGACAGTCCTTCCCTGGTGTGGCTGCACGGCGGCGGATTCGTCAGCGGCAGCGTGGATATTCCGGAATCCGATTACCTGGCCCGGGTGCTCGCGCACCAAGGCACGCCGGTGCTGTCCGTGGACTACCGGCTGGCCCGCGACGGCGTGTCCTTCCCCATCCCGCACGACGACGCGTTGGCGGGCTGGTTCTGGGCCCGGGAGAACGCCGAATCCCTGGGCCTGGATCCGGACCTGCTCTGCCTGGGCGGTGCCGGTGCCGGGGGCAACCTGGCCGTGGGCGCCGCGCTCTATCTGATTGACGCCGGCAAGCCGCTGCCCGCCAAGCTCCTGCTGGCCTACCCCTTCCTGCACGCGGAACTGCCGCCGCCCGCCGGGGGACTGGACCCTGAGGTCATGGCCGGGCTGCCCAGGCACCTGCGGTTCACGGTGGAGGACTGCATCCGGACGGCGGAGAACTACGTGGGTGGGCCTGTCAGCATGGCATCGTCCTACGCGATGCCCGGCTACGCCGACCCTGCCGGGCTTCCGCCCACGGCTCTTCTTGCATGCGAGTACGACGACGCCCGCGGCTCAACCGAGCTTTTTGCCTCCGCTTTGGAGCGGGCAGGGGTTCCGGTGTCCTACTTCCTGGCGGAAGGCGGGGTGCACGGCCACCTCAACCACACGGCAGGCCTTTCCGAGGGGCAGGCGGCCCTGGATTTCCTGGCCGGGGAACTTTCGGCTGCGAAGCGGGCGTAA
- a CDS encoding FadR/GntR family transcriptional regulator → MTIPKAALSPDLHSSLVENLGLAIAEGTLAPNSILRLDELEAHHKVSRSVIREATRVLSSMGMLESRRRLGTVVQPEASWNLYDPQVIRWRLASAKRLEQLRALNELRGAIEPQAARLAAERASLDQASDLVSMAARLWAAGQRGDQDDFLRLDIEFHAAVLNASGNLMFSQLHKLVAEVLAGRTQHGLMPHLPDHEALQLHVDVASAIQRGQAAAAHAAMSRIVEQSTEEMGDIWSSSHASVAESSPNPG, encoded by the coding sequence ATGACCATCCCAAAGGCGGCGTTGTCCCCTGACCTGCATTCATCGCTGGTCGAGAACCTGGGACTTGCCATTGCCGAGGGGACGCTGGCACCGAATTCAATCCTGCGGCTGGATGAGCTGGAGGCGCACCACAAGGTGTCCCGCTCCGTGATCCGCGAGGCCACCCGTGTCCTGTCCTCCATGGGCATGCTGGAATCGCGCCGCCGCCTGGGCACTGTGGTCCAGCCGGAGGCCAGCTGGAACCTCTACGACCCCCAGGTGATCAGGTGGCGGCTGGCATCGGCCAAGCGGCTGGAGCAGTTGCGGGCACTGAACGAACTGCGTGGCGCCATTGAACCGCAGGCCGCCCGGCTTGCCGCCGAACGCGCCTCACTGGACCAGGCCAGCGACCTGGTTTCCATGGCCGCCCGGCTCTGGGCCGCCGGGCAGCGGGGGGACCAGGACGATTTCCTGCGCCTGGACATCGAGTTCCATGCCGCGGTCCTCAACGCCTCCGGCAACCTCATGTTTTCGCAGCTTCACAAACTCGTGGCAGAGGTGCTGGCCGGCCGGACCCAGCACGGCCTGATGCCCCACCTTCCGGACCATGAGGCGCTGCAGTTGCACGTGGACGTGGCCAGCGCCATCCAGCGCGGCCAGGCAGCGGCGGCGCACGCCGCCATGAGCCGGATCGTGGAACAGTCCACCGAGGAGATGGGGGACATCTGGTCCAGCAGCCATGCTTCAGTGGCCGAGTCCAGCCCTAATCCCGGGTAG
- a CDS encoding ABC transporter substrate-binding protein gives MKRRSIVKYAAVAAAMSLGLTACSGGGGGSDQAKESGTVRVTLANHVWTEGIKAAIPEFEKSSGLKVELTQLGEDQLSDQYNVKLNAGSDEIDVMMYRPLQEGKAFAKNGYLADLTKKVSSDSGWDWKDYQEGPVKATTVEDKVVGVPIITEREVLYYRKDLLQAAGLQVPKTMEELEAAAKAIKASSPDTAGFVARTGKSTAVTQFSSFLYSFGGDFMDSSGKASVNTDAAKKAYAYYGGLIRNYGPANVSTDMSWPEAMAIFTQGGAAFYTEADSLYKNATDPAKSKVADKVGFAPLPAGPAGSKPYNIPSWALGVNQNSSNTDNAWKFIQWATSKERTLAAQKAGVPGPRTSVWSNPDGTSTYPKDLADAISASAKNGVGHDRPEVVTVGKAREIVGAPIVASITGADAAAAANDAQTAFQTFLDSEKK, from the coding sequence ATGAAGCGGCGTTCAATTGTGAAGTACGCGGCAGTTGCCGCGGCAATGTCGCTGGGGCTGACCGCCTGCAGCGGCGGCGGAGGCGGCAGCGACCAGGCGAAGGAGTCGGGGACAGTCCGCGTCACCCTGGCAAACCACGTCTGGACCGAGGGCATCAAGGCCGCCATTCCGGAGTTCGAGAAGTCGAGCGGGCTCAAGGTGGAACTGACCCAGCTCGGCGAGGACCAGCTTTCGGACCAGTACAACGTCAAGCTCAACGCAGGCAGCGACGAGATCGACGTCATGATGTACCGCCCGCTGCAGGAAGGCAAGGCGTTCGCCAAGAACGGCTACCTGGCGGACCTGACCAAGAAGGTCTCGTCGGATTCGGGCTGGGACTGGAAGGACTACCAGGAGGGCCCGGTCAAGGCCACCACCGTTGAGGACAAGGTGGTTGGTGTTCCGATCATCACCGAGCGCGAGGTCCTCTACTACCGCAAGGACCTGCTGCAGGCCGCAGGGCTCCAGGTTCCCAAGACCATGGAGGAACTGGAAGCGGCCGCCAAGGCCATCAAGGCTTCCTCCCCGGACACCGCCGGCTTCGTGGCCCGCACCGGCAAGTCCACCGCGGTAACCCAGTTCTCCAGCTTCCTGTACAGCTTCGGCGGCGACTTCATGGACTCCAGCGGCAAGGCTTCCGTCAACACCGATGCCGCCAAGAAGGCCTACGCCTACTACGGCGGCCTGATCCGCAACTACGGCCCCGCCAACGTCAGCACGGACATGAGCTGGCCGGAGGCGATGGCCATCTTCACCCAGGGCGGTGCCGCCTTCTACACTGAGGCCGATTCGCTCTACAAGAACGCCACCGACCCCGCCAAGTCCAAGGTCGCCGACAAAGTGGGATTCGCTCCGCTGCCCGCCGGTCCCGCCGGTTCCAAGCCGTACAACATCCCCTCCTGGGCCCTGGGCGTAAACCAGAACTCCAGCAACACGGACAACGCCTGGAAGTTCATCCAGTGGGCAACCAGCAAGGAACGCACCCTGGCGGCCCAGAAGGCCGGCGTCCCGGGTCCGCGCACGTCCGTCTGGTCCAACCCTGACGGCACCTCCACCTACCCGAAGGACCTCGCCGACGCCATCTCCGCCAGCGCCAAGAATGGTGTGGGCCACGACCGGCCCGAGGTTGTCACCGTGGGCAAGGCACGCGAAATCGTGGGTGCCCCCATCGTGGCCTCCATTACCGGCGCGGACGCCGCTGCTGCGGCCAATGACGCCCAGACTGCTTTCCAGACGTTCCTGGACAGCGAAAAGAAGTAG
- a CDS encoding carbohydrate ABC transporter permease, which translates to MSVLNPPRSAGTRRPSGPVGAGGHFSAWANRHRKWLFAAPAMIFVGVLIVFPLAWTVYLSLTDSQGSVRAATDFIGLQNYITVLTDTERFWPAVGRTLAFTGVALAFEVVLGMCVALLLWRPFRGEKWVRVAILLPLVATPVAVGMMWRLIFDPNIGFANQLLGMVGIPPQPWLSGQDTALGTTIFMDVWQWTPMVVLILLAGLTSLSDEPDEAARVDGANAFQRFFFITLPLMMPTVIVAILLRGIDALKTFDILYATKGKGGGSFHEVETLNVYAYGLSFDYNQYGLSSAVLILFFMIIIGTMWLLTMRKKAVSK; encoded by the coding sequence ATGTCTGTTTTGAACCCTCCCCGCAGCGCCGGCACCCGCCGGCCCAGTGGGCCCGTCGGTGCCGGGGGGCACTTCTCCGCCTGGGCCAACCGGCACCGCAAATGGCTCTTCGCCGCCCCGGCCATGATCTTCGTCGGCGTCCTGATCGTCTTTCCGCTGGCGTGGACCGTGTACCTCAGCCTCACCGACTCCCAGGGCTCCGTCCGGGCTGCCACGGATTTCATCGGGCTGCAGAACTACATCACGGTCCTCACCGACACCGAGCGTTTCTGGCCCGCCGTAGGCCGCACCCTGGCCTTCACCGGTGTGGCGCTGGCCTTCGAAGTGGTGCTGGGCATGTGCGTGGCCCTGCTCCTGTGGCGGCCCTTCCGCGGTGAAAAGTGGGTCCGCGTGGCCATCCTGCTGCCGCTGGTGGCCACCCCCGTGGCGGTCGGCATGATGTGGCGGCTGATCTTCGATCCCAACATCGGCTTCGCCAACCAGCTCCTGGGCATGGTGGGCATCCCGCCCCAGCCGTGGCTGTCCGGGCAGGACACCGCCCTGGGCACCACCATCTTCATGGACGTGTGGCAGTGGACCCCCATGGTGGTCCTGATCCTGCTGGCCGGACTGACCTCGCTCTCCGATGAACCGGATGAGGCCGCCCGCGTGGACGGCGCCAACGCCTTCCAGCGGTTCTTCTTCATCACCCTGCCGCTCATGATGCCCACCGTGATCGTGGCCATCCTGCTGCGCGGCATCGATGCCCTGAAGACCTTCGACATCCTCTACGCCACCAAGGGCAAAGGCGGCGGCTCGTTCCACGAAGTGGAGACGCTGAACGTCTACGCCTACGGATTGAGCTTCGACTACAACCAGTACGGGCTCTCCTCGGCGGTGCTGATCCTGTTCTTCATGATCATCATCGGCACCATGTGGCTGCTCACCATGCGCAAGAAAGCGGTAAGCAAATGA
- a CDS encoding carbohydrate ABC transporter permease, which produces MTVMTDSAATAANNRSRRRRKPLATRAYKVFRVVALILVVLFLLAPLFWMLLASLKTNVDIYDTGKALLFSPTFENYANVLQRNNYFVFIFNSFWVAFVSTALSIVLGVPAAYAMSRFTMHRSALVVLMARVIPGVSLLVPWYYVFSNLRMVGKFEVLILSHMFVALPLIVYIMMSYFDSLPLELEESAEVDGLTPIGAFRLITLPLAVSGIATAGILSFIFSWNNFMFALVLSGSKTKTLPVAIFDFVSYASIDWGGLMAAATVVTIPIMIIALFTQKYIVSGLTAGATKG; this is translated from the coding sequence ATGACCGTCATGACGGATTCCGCCGCCACCGCGGCAAACAACCGGAGCCGGCGCCGCCGCAAGCCGCTCGCCACCCGCGCCTACAAGGTCTTCCGGGTTGTTGCCCTCATCCTTGTGGTGCTGTTCCTGCTCGCGCCGCTGTTCTGGATGCTCCTGGCGTCGCTGAAGACCAACGTGGACATTTACGACACCGGCAAGGCCCTGCTGTTCTCGCCCACCTTCGAGAACTATGCCAATGTGTTGCAGCGCAACAACTACTTCGTGTTCATCTTCAACAGCTTCTGGGTGGCCTTCGTCTCCACCGCGCTGTCCATCGTCCTGGGCGTCCCGGCCGCCTACGCCATGAGCCGGTTCACCATGCACCGCTCCGCGCTGGTGGTCCTGATGGCCCGCGTCATTCCGGGCGTCTCGCTCCTGGTGCCCTGGTACTACGTCTTCTCCAACCTGCGCATGGTGGGAAAGTTCGAAGTGCTGATCCTCAGCCACATGTTCGTGGCCCTCCCGCTGATCGTGTACATCATGATGAGCTACTTCGATTCGCTGCCCCTGGAGCTGGAGGAATCGGCCGAGGTGGACGGGCTCACGCCGATCGGTGCCTTCCGGCTGATCACGCTGCCCCTCGCAGTGTCCGGCATCGCCACCGCCGGCATCCTTTCTTTCATCTTCTCCTGGAACAACTTCATGTTCGCCCTGGTGCTCTCGGGCTCCAAGACCAAGACCCTGCCGGTGGCCATCTTCGACTTCGTCTCCTACGCCAGCATCGACTGGGGCGGGCTGATGGCCGCTGCCACCGTTGTCACCATTCCCATCATGATCATTGCGCTCTTCACGCAGAAGTACATCGTCTCCGGCCTGACCGCCGGCGCCACCAAGGGCTAG
- the dgoD gene encoding galactonate dehydratase, which yields MTLISRIETFLVAPRWLFVRIETESGIVGWGEATCEGRSETVRTAVGQLSELLIGRDALRIEDHWQVMTKGSFYRGGPILASAVSGLDQALWDIAGKHFNTPVHQLLGGHVRDRIRMYGWVGGDEPNEVADQISAQLEVGLTAVKMNASGRMSPVASVAEIDGVIRRVAAARQVLGDHRDVAVDFHGRFSLANARRVAPLLEPFRPFFLEEPVVPENTHLLREFTASTTTPVSTGERLYNRQEFLPALQAGIAVAQPDLSHAGGITEVRKIAALAEVYEVQLAPHCPLGPLALAACLQVGFATPNFLIQEQSIGIHYNQGAEVLDYVVDKTPFKFIDGHIERLTGPGLGVEIDEAVVRAADKRGHAWRGPVWRHPDGSFAEW from the coding sequence ATGACACTCATCAGCAGGATTGAGACCTTCCTCGTTGCCCCCCGCTGGCTCTTTGTCCGGATCGAGACCGAAAGCGGAATCGTGGGGTGGGGCGAGGCAACCTGCGAGGGCCGCAGCGAAACGGTGCGTACCGCCGTCGGGCAACTCTCGGAACTCCTCATCGGCCGCGACGCCCTCCGAATCGAAGACCACTGGCAGGTCATGACCAAGGGCTCCTTCTACCGGGGCGGCCCCATCCTTGCCAGCGCCGTGTCCGGACTGGACCAGGCACTGTGGGACATCGCGGGCAAGCACTTCAACACTCCCGTGCACCAGTTGCTCGGCGGCCACGTGCGGGACCGGATCCGGATGTACGGCTGGGTGGGCGGCGACGAGCCGAACGAGGTGGCGGACCAGATCAGCGCCCAGCTGGAGGTGGGCCTCACTGCCGTCAAGATGAACGCCAGCGGACGGATGAGCCCGGTGGCCTCGGTGGCGGAGATCGACGGCGTCATCCGCCGTGTTGCCGCCGCCCGGCAGGTCCTGGGCGACCACCGGGACGTCGCCGTCGACTTCCACGGCCGCTTCAGCCTGGCCAATGCCAGGCGCGTGGCCCCGTTGCTGGAACCGTTCCGGCCCTTCTTCCTCGAAGAGCCCGTGGTACCGGAGAACACCCACCTGCTCCGCGAATTTACCGCCTCCACCACCACCCCGGTGTCCACGGGGGAGCGGCTGTACAACCGGCAGGAGTTCCTGCCGGCACTGCAGGCAGGCATTGCCGTGGCCCAGCCGGACCTCTCCCACGCCGGCGGCATCACCGAGGTCCGGAAGATCGCCGCCCTGGCCGAGGTCTACGAAGTCCAGCTGGCGCCGCATTGCCCGCTGGGGCCCTTGGCGCTCGCCGCCTGCCTCCAGGTGGGCTTCGCGACGCCCAACTTCCTCATCCAGGAACAGAGCATCGGCATCCACTACAACCAGGGCGCCGAAGTCCTCGACTACGTGGTGGACAAGACCCCCTTCAAGTTCATTGACGGCCATATCGAGCGGCTCACCGGGCCGGGGCTGGGCGTCGAAATCGACGAGGCCGTGGTCCGGGCCGCGGACAAACGCGGCCATGCCTGGCGCGGCCCGGTGTGGCGCCACCCCGACGGATCCTTCGCAGAATGGTGA
- a CDS encoding bifunctional 4-hydroxy-2-oxoglutarate aldolase/2-dehydro-3-deoxy-phosphogluconate aldolase produces MTSENSAVTSASLLAGIRQARLVGIVRGNDGGAAAKAALAAMEEGFRYVEIALTTPNALEAIREVRAAAPAGCFVGAGTVLSQADVEHVAAAGAQFIVTPSLAPSISEAAGAGIPVLAGALTPSEAYEAMERGATAIKLFPASIGGPGYLKAVRDPFPDIPFIAVGGVGLGEATGYWEAGAIAVGLGGPLFGTAASGGDLADMRDRARSFLGLAAEFAAREGNGTRA; encoded by the coding sequence ATGACTTCCGAAAATTCAGCTGTTACCTCTGCCAGCCTGCTGGCCGGCATCCGGCAGGCGCGGCTTGTCGGCATCGTCCGCGGGAACGACGGCGGTGCTGCCGCCAAGGCAGCGCTGGCGGCCATGGAGGAAGGCTTCCGTTACGTGGAGATCGCCCTCACCACGCCCAACGCGCTGGAGGCCATCCGCGAAGTCCGCGCGGCTGCCCCGGCCGGCTGCTTCGTTGGCGCCGGCACCGTGCTGAGCCAGGCCGACGTCGAACACGTCGCCGCTGCCGGCGCCCAGTTCATCGTGACTCCTTCCCTGGCCCCCTCCATCAGTGAGGCGGCCGGGGCCGGCATTCCGGTCCTGGCCGGGGCGCTGACGCCCAGCGAGGCGTACGAAGCGATGGAGCGCGGGGCCACGGCCATCAAACTTTTCCCGGCCTCGATCGGCGGGCCCGGCTACCTGAAAGCGGTCCGCGACCCGTTCCCGGATATCCCCTTCATCGCCGTGGGCGGCGTGGGCCTGGGCGAAGCCACCGGTTACTGGGAAGCAGGAGCCATTGCCGTTGGCCTGGGCGGTCCGTTGTTCGGCACGGCAGCCTCCGGCGGCGACCTCGCCGACATGCGGGATCGTGCCCGCAGTTTCCTTGGCCTCGCCGCCGAGTTCGCGGCCCGTGAGGGAAACGGGACCCGGGCGTGA